A single genomic interval of Granulicella tundricola MP5ACTX9 harbors:
- the ispD gene encoding 2-C-methyl-D-erythritol 4-phosphate cytidylyltransferase: MQVFVILPAAGIGTRMSSGGDKPAAAKQFVTIAGVPVLVHSLRAFLAVDSVAQILVAVRAPEVERVTELIHRFSLDAKVKVVEGGEHRQGSVANALATLDCAPDDIVLVHDAVRPLIEPATIERTIEAIAKYGAAIVGMPAVDTIKQVERTADGAIVSSTIPRERVVHAQTPQGARFHLLKKAFDEAEGDEFSGTDESSLLERSNVQVHVVPGSARNFKITQPGDLELAEFYLAHTDIKTGGTR, from the coding sequence ATGCAAGTCTTCGTAATCCTCCCCGCAGCCGGTATCGGCACACGCATGTCCTCCGGTGGCGATAAGCCCGCAGCCGCCAAGCAGTTCGTCACCATCGCCGGCGTCCCGGTCCTCGTCCACTCGCTCCGAGCCTTTCTCGCCGTCGATTCCGTCGCCCAGATCCTCGTCGCCGTCCGAGCTCCAGAGGTTGAGCGCGTCACCGAGCTCATCCACCGCTTCTCCCTGGACGCCAAGGTAAAGGTGGTCGAAGGCGGCGAGCACCGCCAGGGCTCCGTAGCCAACGCCCTCGCCACCCTCGACTGCGCCCCCGACGATATCGTCCTCGTCCACGACGCCGTCCGCCCCCTCATCGAGCCCGCCACCATCGAGCGCACCATCGAGGCCATCGCCAAATACGGCGCAGCCATCGTCGGCATGCCCGCCGTGGACACCATCAAGCAGGTCGAGCGCACCGCCGACGGCGCAATCGTCTCCTCCACCATCCCACGCGAGCGCGTCGTCCACGCCCAGACCCCCCAGGGCGCACGCTTCCACCTCCTCAAAAAAGCCTTCGACGAAGCCGAAGGCGACGAGTTCTCCGGCACCGACGAGTCCAGCCTCCTCGAGCGCTCCAACGTCCAGGTCCACGTCGTCCCAGGCTCCGCACGCAACTTCAAGATCACCCAACCCGGCGACCTCGAACTAGCTGAGTTCTACCTCGCCCACACCGACATCAAGACCGGAGGCACCCGATGA
- a CDS encoding aldo/keto reductase family oxidoreductase, whose product MTNRLSLGGSFTFPGTTMTVKRMGYGAMQLAGPHVWGPPKDRAAAVGVLREAIEDGVDHIDTSDFYGPHVTNQIIKEALHPYKDGLVIVSKLGAKRGDDASWNAANSRQELIDGLHDNLRNLGLDAMDVVNFRAWGRTGPEPGSIAEPFSVLAELQQQGLIKHLGLSNVTAEQVAEAQTIAPVVCVQNQYNLADRKDDALIDLLAKQGIPYVPFFPLGGFTPLQASELDGAAAKLKATPMQVALAWLLQRSANVLLIPGTSSIGHLRENLEAAEIALPEEMIAELDGIGAAK is encoded by the coding sequence ATGACGAATCGATTGAGTTTGGGCGGGAGCTTTACGTTTCCGGGAACGACGATGACGGTGAAGCGCATGGGCTATGGCGCGATGCAACTTGCGGGTCCACATGTTTGGGGACCGCCGAAGGATCGGGCTGCGGCTGTGGGGGTGCTGCGCGAGGCGATCGAGGATGGGGTGGATCACATCGACACGAGCGATTTCTATGGGCCGCATGTGACGAACCAGATCATCAAGGAGGCGCTGCATCCTTACAAGGATGGATTGGTGATCGTGTCGAAGCTGGGGGCGAAGCGCGGGGACGACGCGAGCTGGAATGCGGCGAACTCGCGGCAGGAATTGATTGATGGATTGCATGACAACCTGCGGAACCTGGGGTTGGATGCGATGGATGTGGTGAACTTTCGGGCGTGGGGCCGGACGGGGCCTGAGCCGGGGTCGATTGCGGAGCCCTTCAGCGTGCTTGCGGAGCTGCAGCAGCAGGGGTTGATCAAGCACCTGGGGCTGAGCAATGTGACCGCGGAGCAGGTGGCGGAGGCGCAGACGATCGCCCCGGTGGTGTGCGTGCAGAATCAGTACAACCTGGCTGATCGTAAGGACGATGCTTTGATCGACCTGCTGGCGAAGCAGGGGATACCGTATGTGCCGTTCTTCCCGCTGGGCGGATTCACTCCGCTGCAGGCCTCCGAGCTGGATGGCGCGGCGGCGAAGCTGAAGGCTACTCCGATGCAGGTGGCGCTGGCGTGGCTGCTGCAACGGTCGGCGAATGTGTTGTTGATTCCGGGGACTTCGTCGATTGGGCATCTGCGGGAGAATCTCGAGGCTGCGGAGATTGCGCTGCCGGAGGAGATGATCGCGGAGTTGGATGGGATTGGGGCGGCGAAATAA
- a CDS encoding MarR family winged helix-turn-helix transcriptional regulator has product MSSKAPGKAFDRDIAEFTQSIGLLVRRSRAAAASHELSWTEARVLNRLAKDGPATTADLARVEGMRPQSMRPIIATLEQGGMIARQPHPTDGRQVNLVLTRKGEATQKSVREAKRTWITHAIAQLDKQDQQTLFAAGRIIERLLESNQP; this is encoded by the coding sequence ATGAGCAGCAAAGCACCCGGCAAAGCCTTTGACCGAGACATCGCCGAGTTCACCCAATCCATCGGTCTCCTCGTCCGCCGTTCGCGAGCCGCGGCCGCCTCCCACGAGCTCTCCTGGACCGAAGCCCGAGTCCTCAATCGCCTCGCCAAAGACGGTCCCGCCACGACAGCGGATCTCGCCCGTGTCGAAGGCATGCGCCCGCAGTCCATGCGCCCCATCATCGCAACCCTCGAACAGGGCGGCATGATCGCCCGCCAGCCCCACCCCACCGACGGCCGCCAGGTCAACCTCGTCCTCACCAGGAAGGGTGAAGCCACCCAAAAGAGTGTGCGCGAGGCGAAACGCACCTGGATCACCCACGCCATCGCGCAGCTCGACAAACAGGACCAGCAGACGCTCTTCGCGGCCGGCAGGATCATAGAGCGCCTGCTTGAAAGCAACCAGCCATGA
- a CDS encoding MFS transporter, whose translation MSSFSHAWRALRHRNFQLFFFGQSISVIGTWMTRLATTWLVYHLTHSALLLGVVTFSGQIVSFLLGPFAGVWVERFERRQLLIWTQAAAGIQSFALAALTLAHIITLPEIIALTALQGVINAFDMPGRQSFLVQMVEDRNDLSNAIAINSSMANGARLIGPAIAGVIVAVYGEGTCFLIDGLSYFAVIASLLLMHIKPLNLSRSKATMWEQMREGWDYVSTFRPIRTILLLFALISLLGYSWSVLLPLFAAQVLHGGAATLGWLMGASGVGALTSALSLAFRKTVVGLTRMLQVASAMLGVALILFGLSHTFWLSMVLIALVGFGMLQAASVSNTVIQSLVPEDKRVRAMSYYTMAFFGASPFGSLFAGALADRIGAPHTVMITGALCLAASLWFTFELPKIRAIIRPIYQQMGLIPAT comes from the coding sequence ATGAGCTCCTTCTCCCACGCCTGGCGAGCCCTTCGCCACCGAAACTTCCAGCTCTTCTTCTTCGGCCAGAGCATCTCCGTCATCGGCACCTGGATGACCCGGCTCGCCACCACCTGGCTCGTCTATCACCTCACCCACTCGGCCCTGCTGCTCGGCGTCGTCACCTTCTCCGGCCAGATTGTCTCCTTCCTCCTCGGCCCCTTCGCCGGCGTCTGGGTAGAGCGCTTTGAGCGCCGCCAGCTTCTCATCTGGACCCAGGCCGCCGCCGGCATCCAATCCTTCGCCCTCGCCGCCCTCACCCTCGCCCACATCATCACCCTCCCGGAGATCATCGCCCTCACCGCCCTCCAGGGCGTCATCAACGCCTTCGACATGCCCGGCCGCCAGTCCTTCCTCGTCCAGATGGTGGAAGACCGCAACGACCTCAGCAACGCCATCGCCATCAACTCCTCCATGGCCAACGGCGCACGGCTCATAGGCCCCGCCATCGCCGGCGTCATCGTCGCCGTCTACGGGGAAGGCACCTGCTTCCTCATCGACGGCCTCAGCTACTTCGCCGTCATTGCCTCACTCCTCCTCATGCACATCAAGCCCCTCAACCTCTCTCGCAGCAAGGCCACCATGTGGGAGCAGATGCGAGAAGGCTGGGACTACGTCAGCACCTTCCGCCCCATCCGCACCATCCTTCTGCTCTTCGCGCTCATCAGCCTCCTCGGCTACTCCTGGTCCGTCCTGCTCCCGCTCTTCGCCGCCCAGGTCCTGCACGGCGGAGCAGCCACCCTCGGCTGGCTCATGGGAGCATCAGGAGTAGGCGCACTCACCTCAGCCCTCTCGCTCGCCTTCCGCAAGACAGTCGTTGGCCTCACCCGCATGTTGCAGGTCGCCTCCGCCATGCTTGGAGTGGCCCTCATCCTCTTCGGCCTCTCCCACACCTTCTGGCTCTCGATGGTCCTCATCGCACTAGTCGGCTTCGGCATGCTCCAGGCCGCCTCCGTCAGCAACACCGTCATCCAGTCCCTCGTCCCGGAAGACAAGCGTGTCCGTGCGATGAGCTACTACACCATGGCCTTCTTCGGCGCGTCGCCCTTCGGCAGCCTCTTCGCCGGAGCCCTCGCCGACCGCATCGGCGCACCCCACACCGTCATGATCACCGGAGCCCTCTGCCTCGCAGCCTCCCTCTGGTTCACCTTTGAACTCCCCAAGATCCGAGCCATCATCCGCCCCATCTACCAGCAGATGGGCCTCATCCCCGCCACATAA
- a CDS encoding dihydrofolate reductase family protein, whose protein sequence is MAKLIYALNQSLDGYVDHLKLGPPGPIVFRHFVEHVSSLTGMIYGRRMYDIMRYWDEDLPDWNTTERDYAAAWRSKPKWVISRSLTSVGPNATLIADDIETAIRKLKTEQTGELEIGGPDLAQSLTQAGLIDEYQIYLRPVVLGSGKPFFTAPPPPLRLIASDPLGENIIRLTYVPA, encoded by the coding sequence ATGGCGAAACTCATCTACGCCCTAAACCAATCCCTGGACGGCTACGTCGACCACCTCAAACTAGGCCCACCCGGCCCCATCGTCTTCCGTCACTTCGTAGAGCACGTAAGCAGCCTCACTGGCATGATCTACGGTCGCCGCATGTACGACATCATGCGTTACTGGGACGAAGACCTCCCCGACTGGAACACAACCGAACGCGACTACGCGGCAGCATGGCGCAGCAAGCCAAAATGGGTCATCTCACGCTCCCTCACGTCGGTAGGCCCCAACGCCACCCTCATCGCGGATGACATCGAGACAGCAATCCGCAAGCTAAAAACTGAGCAGACAGGCGAGCTTGAAATCGGCGGCCCAGACCTGGCCCAAAGCCTCACCCAGGCCGGCCTCATCGACGAATATCAAATCTATCTCCGCCCCGTAGTACTAGGCAGCGGCAAGCCCTTCTTCACCGCTCCCCCACCACCCCTCCGCCTCATAGCCAGCGATCCACTCGGCGAAAACATAATCCGCCTCACCTACGTTCCCGCCTAG
- a CDS encoding DUF3592 domain-containing protein yields the protein MKTSSNDDWLPVRAVVRSCRRSWSRTGDAEVGTAGEYVVTFSYEVDGRTYRSWYYAGTFHKEGKTLEILYDPHHPSKNTGSEYYGLFWARAIGWVMGGVILLFFFWLEHRQ from the coding sequence GTGAAGACTTCATCAAACGACGATTGGCTCCCTGTAAGAGCGGTTGTTCGAAGCTGCCGACGAAGCTGGTCTCGGACTGGGGATGCTGAGGTCGGTACTGCTGGCGAGTACGTCGTTACGTTTTCGTACGAGGTTGATGGAAGAACCTATCGAAGCTGGTATTACGCTGGAACTTTCCATAAGGAGGGAAAAACTTTAGAGATCCTCTATGACCCTCACCATCCAAGTAAGAACACGGGATCGGAATACTATGGGTTATTTTGGGCGAGGGCTATTGGCTGGGTCATGGGCGGCGTGATTCTTCTATTTTTTTTCTGGCTGGAACATCGGCAGTGA
- a CDS encoding TetR/AcrR family transcriptional regulator → MPRTPDTIFEPRKSPVQARSAASVDAILQATIQVLLSLGKDRLTTTRVAQRAGVSVGTLYQYFPNKSSLLQAALRNHLEDVTSSVEQASLQQRGQPLAQQISALITAFLAAKMRHPKTSVALYAVSSDLDAAKIVRQIGDRSNKAIVAMLESSSDRLTSDPQLVALMLQGAMNGVSRRLLETPSPEKRIDALRAELIFFATSYLKACSTT, encoded by the coding sequence TTGCCACGCACCCCGGATACCATCTTTGAACCCCGTAAATCGCCCGTGCAGGCCCGTTCTGCAGCCAGCGTCGACGCCATCCTTCAAGCCACCATTCAGGTTTTACTCTCTCTCGGCAAGGACCGTCTCACCACCACCCGCGTAGCCCAACGCGCCGGCGTCTCCGTCGGAACACTTTACCAGTACTTCCCGAACAAAAGTTCCCTCCTCCAGGCCGCCCTCCGCAACCACCTGGAAGACGTCACCAGCTCCGTCGAGCAGGCGAGCCTTCAACAAAGAGGCCAGCCCCTCGCCCAGCAGATCTCCGCGCTCATCACTGCCTTTCTCGCCGCCAAGATGCGTCACCCCAAAACCAGCGTAGCCCTCTACGCCGTCAGCTCAGACCTTGACGCCGCAAAGATCGTCCGCCAGATCGGCGACCGCTCCAACAAGGCCATCGTCGCCATGCTGGAGTCCTCCTCGGACCGCCTCACCTCCGACCCCCAACTCGTCGCGCTGATGCTCCAGGGCGCCATGAACGGCGTGAGTCGCCGCCTCCTCGAAACCCCGTCCCCGGAGAAGCGCATCGACGCCCTCCGCGCCGAACTCATCTTCTTCGCCACCTCCTACCTCAAAGCCTGCTCCACAACCTGA
- a CDS encoding penicillin acylase family protein: MSLFDPKNSTPDPNLIPFHESDEPRLATRRSIEDEKDPHHPAAIAAGLSDPVLPRPQKRPFLHPTNILKLFFITFPIVLILIVIAFFAAQHFVRSATRANLPQLDGSLAIPGLSAPVTVTRDPHGVPHITAATTDDLILAQGFITAQDRLFQMDLLRRHAAGELAAIFGTAALDHDRLQRTLQIRAAADRAATQLPTDQLHLLDQYAKGVNAAITAQTPHLPIEFRVLHYTPAPWTPRDSILVSLAMFQDLTNAFPTKLARESLTARLPADLVPDLYPVGSWRDHPPTTPEPDLTIPGPPIEQVPLDESQASLHLPSVPWSLIPDPCPSCTPGSNNWVVSGAHTISGKPLLSNDMHLNLTVPGTWYEANLETSASTDPIHVSGLSLPGIPLIVVGQNAHLAWGFTNLGADVQDLYIETTRNNDAEFQSTDGTWQPITHISEHIVVRGGKDETLDVTATRHGDTLTPILTPAIRNEKRQISLRWTLYDPTVINLPVLAIAQAHDWSTFLAAFSTYGGPAQNVVYADDEGHIGYHAVGKIPLRGPARNPDIAEPLPDTIASPEPTRSNTQTPVIAATPDPLTQSPLATPKPAAAPLLSGPLSSIPITPTAASEWSGYIPFDKLPQVFDPADGVIATANSRVVADDYPYPITQNWAAPYRNERIWRLLAHKTTLKPADLLAIQSDIYSDFDHVLAQRLAYAVDHSQLVHNSKPGERAQLLQAADLLRNFDGQMTADSSAAAIVASAHAILWNVLLAPHLGKQPAEDLNQTYLWGERDYALEQIIMHTPPRWLPPNYASWDDLLAAALDQGLQKAKAPADLTKWHYGAIHTVDLESPIFSNSPLLTRLIGIPTGTGSKPQSGDTTTVKQVAKTFGPSERFTADLADPNKSTLNIVLGQSGNPASPWYMDQFPTWYHVTTYLFPFTQTEATHTLTLTPASR; encoded by the coding sequence ATGAGTCTCTTCGACCCCAAAAACAGCACCCCAGATCCAAACCTCATCCCGTTCCACGAATCAGACGAACCCCGCCTGGCCACCCGCCGCTCAATAGAAGACGAAAAAGACCCGCACCATCCCGCAGCCATAGCCGCAGGCCTCTCCGACCCCGTACTCCCGCGCCCCCAAAAGCGCCCTTTCCTGCACCCCACCAACATCCTCAAGCTCTTTTTCATCACCTTCCCCATAGTCCTCATCCTCATCGTTATCGCCTTCTTCGCAGCCCAGCACTTCGTCCGCTCCGCCACCCGCGCCAACCTCCCCCAACTCGACGGCTCCCTCGCCATCCCCGGCCTCTCCGCCCCCGTCACCGTCACCCGCGACCCCCACGGCGTCCCCCACATCACAGCCGCCACCACAGACGACTTGATCCTGGCCCAGGGTTTCATCACCGCGCAAGACCGCCTCTTCCAGATGGATCTTCTCCGCCGCCACGCCGCCGGCGAGCTCGCCGCCATCTTCGGCACCGCCGCCCTTGACCACGACCGTCTCCAGCGCACCCTCCAGATCCGCGCCGCCGCAGACCGAGCAGCCACCCAGCTCCCCACCGATCAACTCCACCTCCTCGACCAATACGCAAAGGGCGTCAACGCCGCCATCACCGCCCAAACCCCTCACCTCCCAATCGAGTTCCGCGTCCTCCACTACACCCCCGCCCCCTGGACCCCACGCGACTCCATCCTCGTCTCCCTCGCCATGTTCCAGGACCTCACCAACGCCTTCCCCACCAAGCTAGCCCGAGAGTCCCTCACCGCCCGCCTCCCCGCAGACCTGGTCCCAGACCTCTACCCCGTAGGTTCCTGGCGCGACCACCCCCCCACCACCCCCGAGCCAGACCTAACTATCCCCGGCCCACCCATAGAACAAGTCCCCCTGGACGAATCCCAGGCATCGTTGCACCTACCCTCTGTTCCCTGGTCCCTGATCCCCGATCCCTGCCCTTCCTGCACCCCCGGCAGCAACAACTGGGTCGTCTCCGGCGCCCACACCATCTCCGGCAAGCCGCTCCTCTCCAACGACATGCACCTCAATCTCACCGTCCCCGGAACCTGGTACGAAGCCAACCTCGAAACCTCCGCCTCGACAGACCCCATCCACGTCTCCGGCCTCTCCCTCCCCGGCATCCCTCTCATCGTCGTAGGCCAGAACGCCCACCTCGCCTGGGGCTTCACCAACCTCGGCGCAGACGTCCAGGACCTCTACATAGAGACCACCCGCAACAACGACGCAGAGTTCCAATCCACCGACGGCACCTGGCAGCCCATCACCCACATCTCAGAACACATCGTCGTCCGAGGCGGCAAAGACGAAACCCTGGACGTCACCGCCACCCGCCACGGCGACACCCTCACCCCCATCCTCACCCCCGCCATCCGCAACGAAAAACGCCAGATCTCCCTCCGCTGGACCCTCTACGACCCCACCGTCATCAATCTCCCCGTCCTCGCCATAGCCCAGGCGCATGACTGGTCCACCTTCCTCGCCGCCTTCTCCACCTATGGAGGCCCCGCCCAGAACGTCGTTTACGCAGACGACGAAGGCCACATCGGCTACCACGCCGTCGGCAAGATCCCTCTCCGCGGCCCTGCCCGCAACCCGGACATCGCAGAGCCCCTCCCAGACACCATCGCCTCCCCCGAGCCCACCCGGTCCAACACCCAGACCCCCGTCATCGCCGCCACCCCGGACCCCCTCACCCAATCCCCCCTCGCCACTCCCAAACCCGCCGCAGCCCCACTCCTCAGCGGCCCATTAAGCTCCATCCCCATCACTCCAACCGCCGCATCCGAGTGGTCCGGCTACATCCCCTTCGACAAGCTCCCCCAGGTCTTCGACCCCGCCGACGGCGTCATCGCCACCGCCAACTCCCGCGTCGTCGCAGACGACTACCCCTACCCCATCACCCAGAACTGGGCCGCCCCATACCGCAACGAGCGCATCTGGCGTCTCCTCGCCCACAAAACCACCCTCAAACCCGCCGACCTCCTCGCCATCCAGTCAGACATCTACTCCGACTTCGACCACGTCCTGGCCCAACGCCTCGCCTACGCCGTAGACCACTCCCAGCTCGTCCACAACTCCAAACCCGGCGAGCGCGCCCAGCTCCTCCAGGCCGCCGACCTCCTCCGCAACTTCGACGGCCAGATGACCGCCGACTCCTCCGCCGCAGCCATCGTCGCCTCCGCCCACGCCATCCTCTGGAACGTCCTCCTCGCGCCCCACCTCGGCAAGCAGCCCGCGGAAGACCTCAACCAGACCTACCTCTGGGGAGAGCGCGACTACGCCCTCGAGCAGATCATCATGCACACCCCGCCCCGCTGGCTCCCCCCCAACTACGCCTCCTGGGACGACCTCCTCGCCGCCGCCCTCGACCAGGGCCTCCAGAAAGCCAAGGCCCCCGCAGACCTCACCAAATGGCACTACGGAGCCATCCACACCGTAGACCTCGAAAGCCCCATCTTCTCGAACTCCCCCTTACTCACCCGTCTCATCGGCATCCCCACCGGCACCGGCTCCAAGCCCCAGTCCGGCGACACCACCACCGTCAAGCAAGTCGCCAAAACCTTCGGCCCCAGTGAGCGCTTCACCGCAGACCTGGCCGACCCCAACAAATCCACCCTCAACATCGTCCTGGGCCAATCCGGCAACCCCGCCAGCCCCTGGTACATGGACCAGTTCCCCACCTGGTACCACGTCACCACCTACCTCTTCCCCTTCACCCAAACCGAAGCCACCCACACCCTGACCCTAACCCCTGCATCACGCTGA
- the ispF gene encoding 2-C-methyl-D-erythritol 2,4-cyclodiphosphate synthase — translation MSMRIGFGFDSHSFKAGVPLVIGGLEIDHTEGLAGHSDGDVLLHAITDALLGAVSAGDIGTFFPPSDPRWKGAASSLFLRTALEEIHSAGYKIVNVDTVLVMMRPKIVPIANELRERVAELLEIKPGEVGIKAKTPEGLNQDGVAVAYATVLLESLASGEGSSKMAATADIEDVNEVVESLVVGVRDTSALGRKVPAFDTDDLT, via the coding sequence ATGAGCATGCGCATAGGCTTCGGCTTCGACTCGCACTCCTTCAAGGCAGGCGTCCCCCTCGTCATCGGCGGCCTTGAGATCGACCACACCGAAGGCCTCGCCGGCCACTCGGACGGCGACGTCCTCCTCCACGCCATCACCGACGCCCTCCTCGGCGCAGTCTCCGCCGGCGACATCGGCACCTTCTTCCCCCCCAGCGACCCCCGCTGGAAGGGCGCAGCCTCCAGCCTCTTCCTCCGCACTGCGCTTGAAGAGATCCACTCCGCCGGCTACAAGATCGTCAACGTGGACACCGTCCTCGTCATGATGCGCCCCAAGATCGTCCCCATCGCCAACGAGCTCCGCGAGCGCGTAGCCGAACTCCTGGAGATCAAACCAGGCGAGGTCGGCATCAAGGCCAAAACCCCTGAAGGCCTCAATCAGGACGGAGTCGCAGTAGCCTACGCCACCGTCCTGCTCGAAAGCCTCGCCAGCGGCGAGGGCTCCAGCAAGATGGCCGCCACCGCCGACATAGAAGACGTCAACGAAGTAGTAGAAAGCCTCGTAGTCGGAGTCCGCGACACCTCCGCCCTAGGCCGCAAGGTCCCCGCCTTCGACACCGACGACCTCACGTAA
- a CDS encoding CPBP family intramembrane glutamic endopeptidase: MEPIEPNQAPAITTPEPPTLRRLFLGDDGLRAGWSFALYLLLVALIAFSLKAAILHFHLLPTPTKNAAPHDMTPRSAIIGDGINFAVMALAAWLMSFIERRPFSRYGFSLRRALPDFLIGILWGFAMLSALAGTLLLTHHLAFDGILLHGHAAAIYAAKWALGFLLVGLFEEFGFRGYFQYTIARGVSGIARTMSPNFRHAHAVGFWVSAFIFSMVLFTLTHVGNSGETLEGILAVAGAGAVLVFSLYRTGTLWWAIGWHAAWDWAQTFFYGTPDSGLHGVGHLLGTHPTGSTFLSGGSAGPEGSLFVLPTLALTALVIHLTLPRRTYPLTPDQSPTR, encoded by the coding sequence ATGGAACCCATCGAACCCAACCAAGCCCCCGCCATCACCACCCCCGAGCCCCCCACCCTCCGCCGCCTCTTCCTCGGTGACGACGGCCTCCGCGCTGGCTGGAGCTTCGCCCTCTACCTCCTACTAGTCGCCCTCATCGCCTTCTCCCTCAAGGCGGCCATTCTGCACTTCCATCTCCTGCCCACCCCCACCAAAAACGCCGCCCCTCACGACATGACTCCTCGTTCCGCCATCATCGGCGACGGCATCAACTTCGCCGTCATGGCCCTCGCAGCCTGGCTCATGTCCTTCATTGAGCGCCGTCCCTTCAGCCGTTACGGCTTCAGTCTTCGTCGAGCCCTCCCGGACTTCCTCATCGGCATCCTCTGGGGCTTCGCCATGCTCTCCGCCCTCGCAGGCACCCTCCTCCTTACCCACCATCTCGCCTTCGACGGCATCCTCCTCCACGGCCACGCCGCCGCCATCTACGCTGCCAAATGGGCGCTTGGCTTCCTTCTAGTCGGCTTGTTTGAAGAGTTCGGCTTCCGCGGCTACTTCCAGTACACCATCGCCCGGGGCGTCTCCGGCATCGCCCGCACCATGTCCCCCAACTTCCGCCACGCCCACGCCGTCGGCTTCTGGGTCTCCGCCTTCATCTTCTCCATGGTCCTCTTCACCCTCACACACGTCGGCAACTCAGGCGAAACCCTCGAAGGCATCCTCGCCGTCGCCGGAGCCGGTGCCGTCCTCGTCTTCTCCCTTTACCGCACTGGCACGCTTTGGTGGGCCATCGGCTGGCACGCTGCCTGGGACTGGGCACAGACCTTCTTCTACGGCACCCCGGACTCAGGCCTCCACGGCGTCGGCCACCTCCTCGGAACCCACCCCACCGGCAGCACCTTCCTCTCCGGCGGCTCCGCCGGCCCGGAGGGCAGCCTCTTCGTCCTACCCACCCTCGCCCTCACCGCCCTCGTCATCCACCTCACCCTCCCCCGCCGCACCTACCCCCTAACCCCCGACCAATCACCAACCAGATAG